One window from the genome of Gimesia aquarii encodes:
- a CDS encoding zinc metallopeptidase codes for MSHLSVLFAPRQVLIAVVFLILPYFAMGCATTPYAYQTNVISHPEMAFEDGESQFERGKPKPILDGIGWVVGIPGKILLWDRRIDNHHVSEETEVALAEYLDKNGLDQVKVRINEYDPLGEWRRLRKNKSVSWGWRYTAGTLTALHYTLLPGRIIGGDNYNPFTNTINLYSDHAAVALHEGGHAKDFASRKYKGTYAVATALPVLSLWPEAIATNDALGYLRAEEDYEGEEEAYRVLYPAYATYVAGAASPLLSYGDSVITAGAVIPGHLLGRWKAHEVKQEQLARLSSRPAIQQVSSEGNEFQQAQDTDEPSVVQHIHFENESE; via the coding sequence ATGTCTCACTTGAGCGTACTTTTTGCGCCACGTCAGGTTCTGATTGCGGTTGTGTTTCTGATATTGCCCTACTTTGCCATGGGCTGTGCGACTACACCTTATGCATATCAGACAAACGTGATTTCGCATCCGGAAATGGCTTTCGAGGATGGTGAGTCACAATTCGAGCGCGGGAAACCCAAGCCAATCTTGGATGGCATTGGCTGGGTCGTGGGAATTCCTGGAAAAATTCTTCTCTGGGATCGTCGCATTGACAATCATCATGTTTCTGAGGAGACAGAAGTCGCACTTGCTGAGTATCTTGACAAGAATGGCCTGGATCAGGTTAAAGTTCGAATCAATGAATACGATCCACTGGGAGAGTGGAGGCGGCTACGAAAAAATAAATCTGTTAGCTGGGGTTGGCGATATACGGCCGGAACACTAACGGCCCTGCATTATACATTACTCCCAGGTCGCATTATCGGTGGTGATAATTACAACCCGTTTACCAACACGATTAATCTTTACTCAGATCATGCAGCAGTTGCCTTGCATGAAGGGGGGCATGCCAAAGATTTTGCCTCGCGAAAATACAAAGGAACCTATGCAGTGGCAACAGCTCTGCCCGTGTTATCGCTTTGGCCAGAGGCGATTGCGACTAATGATGCGCTCGGTTATCTACGTGCAGAAGAAGATTACGAAGGTGAAGAGGAAGCCTATCGTGTGCTCTACCCTGCATATGCAACTTATGTCGCAGGTGCTGCTTCACCCTTGCTGTCTTATGGAGATTCAGTGATCACAGCCGGCGCGGTGATTCCAGGTCATTTATTGGGACGCTGGAAAGCTCATGAAGTGAAACAGGAGCAGCTTGCACGACTTTCTTCTCGGCCAGCGATTCAGCAGGTCTCATCTGAAGGTAATGAATTTCAGCAAGCGCAGGATACCGATGAACCAAGCGTAGTTCAGCATATTCATTTCGAAAACGAATCAGAGTAA
- a CDS encoding DUF6807 domain-containing protein, translating into MKIVFSMICLFVGLSTTTIANGASVQITQKGSKVNVSIDGKPFATYNTGRDLPKPFFSPVRAADGTIITRSLVDPEDHPHHKGIWVAVDEVNEVDFWAEKGKIRNSRVKIIKASGNPAVMRVVNQWQGSDGKPIVTENTIISIYANRLLTYNITFTAGAKPVVFEDTKEGLFGIRLPNGMREKEEGSVENNTGIKGTKDNWGKPTEWIDYYGPLNDKVYGVTLMDSPQNYKKSRYHVRNYGLFTISPFGDHAYTNKKQPIDPKHLKAGEKLNLKYGIYIHSGNTQQGQVAAAYQQFLKVTQKKAVTSKNVNKQSSSKNIVTAPYEEKENRIEPIPATAAGNSNDCNCCPERRSRRLFRRWRSRR; encoded by the coding sequence GTGAAAATCGTGTTCAGCATGATCTGTTTGTTTGTCGGCTTGTCTACAACAACCATTGCCAACGGTGCGTCCGTTCAAATTACTCAGAAAGGGTCGAAAGTCAACGTTTCCATCGATGGGAAACCCTTTGCAACCTATAACACGGGAAGAGATCTTCCCAAGCCTTTTTTCTCTCCTGTACGTGCCGCCGATGGAACGATCATTACCCGCTCGCTGGTCGATCCGGAAGATCATCCACACCATAAAGGGATTTGGGTGGCCGTTGATGAAGTCAATGAAGTCGACTTCTGGGCTGAAAAAGGCAAAATTCGTAATTCGCGCGTAAAAATCATCAAAGCATCTGGCAATCCCGCTGTAATGAGAGTTGTCAACCAATGGCAAGGTTCAGATGGTAAACCGATTGTCACGGAAAATACCATCATTTCAATTTATGCGAATCGATTACTGACTTATAACATCACATTTACTGCCGGTGCTAAACCTGTTGTCTTTGAAGATACGAAAGAAGGCTTGTTTGGCATTCGCCTGCCTAATGGGATGCGGGAAAAAGAGGAAGGCAGTGTAGAAAATAATACAGGCATCAAAGGTACTAAGGACAACTGGGGCAAACCAACCGAGTGGATTGACTACTATGGCCCGCTGAATGACAAAGTCTATGGAGTCACGCTGATGGACTCTCCTCAAAACTATAAAAAGTCTCGTTATCATGTGCGTAACTACGGGCTATTTACTATCAGTCCGTTTGGCGATCATGCTTACACGAACAAGAAACAGCCGATAGATCCGAAGCATCTCAAAGCGGGAGAAAAATTGAATCTGAAGTATGGAATTTATATTCACTCAGGTAATACCCAACAAGGACAAGTGGCGGCCGCATATCAGCAATTCCTGAAGGTGACTCAGAAGAAAGCAGTTACCTCCAAAAATGTAAATAAGCAATCCTCATCAAAGAACATTGTCACTGCACCATATGAAGAAAAAGAAAATCGCATCGAACCGATTCCTGCAACAGCTGCTGGTAACAGCAATGATTGTAACTGCTGTCCGGAAAGACGGAGTCGAAGGCTGTTTCGTCGTTGGCGCAGCCGCAGATAA
- a CDS encoding thiazole synthase, with protein MATISSTETSLTLGTHHLNSRLIVGTGKYATYELMQESLEVSGADVITVAVRRERLIDAAGRNILDFIDLEKYTILPNTAGCFSAEDAVRVARMGREILRGLENPGADWVKIEVLGDTKTLLPDPVATLEATKQLVDEGFSVLCYSTDDPITAKRLKEAGATSVMPAGSPIGSGQGILNPNNIRICLEYLKEDDPDYPVIVDAGVGTASDVTIAMELGCDGVLLNTGIAGAQDPVRMARAMKSAIEAGRDAYLAGRIPRKLYATASSPETGVIAPKG; from the coding sequence ATGGCAACGATAAGCAGTACAGAAACCTCTCTTACTTTGGGGACTCATCATCTTAACTCCCGGTTGATCGTGGGTACCGGAAAGTATGCAACTTACGAATTGATGCAAGAAAGTCTTGAGGTCAGTGGCGCCGACGTCATTACTGTGGCGGTACGCCGCGAACGGTTAATTGATGCAGCTGGTCGGAATATACTCGATTTCATTGATCTGGAAAAATATACCATTCTGCCAAATACCGCAGGTTGTTTTTCCGCTGAAGATGCGGTTCGCGTGGCACGTATGGGGCGTGAGATTTTACGAGGTCTGGAAAACCCAGGCGCCGACTGGGTAAAAATTGAAGTTCTCGGTGACACGAAAACGTTGCTCCCTGATCCAGTAGCCACCCTGGAAGCTACGAAACAGCTGGTAGATGAAGGATTTTCTGTACTCTGCTATTCAACTGATGATCCAATCACTGCGAAACGTCTGAAAGAAGCGGGTGCGACATCAGTGATGCCTGCGGGTAGTCCTATCGGCAGCGGTCAGGGAATTTTGAACCCGAACAATATTCGCATCTGTCTGGAATATTTGAAAGAAGACGATCCCGATTACCCTGTCATCGTTGATGCCGGCGTGGGAACTGCCAGCGATGTCACAATCGCGATGGAGCTCGGCTGTGATGGGGTGTTATTAAATACGGGAATCGCTGGTGCACAAGACCCCGTCCGTATGGCACGCGCTATGAAAAGCGCGATCGAGGCGGGACGCGATGCCTATCTCGCTGGCCGGATTCCCAGGAAGCTCTATGCGACTGCTTCCAGTCCGGAAACCGGCGTGATTGCCCCAAAGGGATAA
- a CDS encoding outer membrane protein assembly factor BamB family protein, translated as MKSVTLLCLIVVGTLMAACSDSTQSTIKVDSTKKEILKAQADPVTVVEVSFNDAQFVSQQNSKTGYWPNWLGPDYNGISPETNWRADWSQKPPTVLWRGNVGTGYSSISAANGRIYTMGHKAGNETVFCLDAETGKEIWKHTYPAELVNRLNAGGPGATPTIDGEFLYTNSRDGNLLCFEIQTGNIVWQKRLTEAYQMKVPEWGFTCSPLVLGDKLIVEAGRLVALDKKTGVELWKSTPHMPGYGTPTAFEIDGTTYIALLNNECLTITRADDGKEVTTFDWPSPFATNSTTPIIDGKSIFISSGYGKGCALFDFDNLQLKTRYTNRDMKNHFNNSVLYQKHFYGMNGNSNLGRIVRLTCIDQQTGKMKWREAGFGCGSLLIADGKLIILSDEGTLVIAKASPESYQEISRFKVLDHQCWTVPVLCNGLVYCRDSSGNVACVDLRP; from the coding sequence ATGAAGTCCGTCACTCTGCTTTGCTTAATTGTCGTGGGCACGCTCATGGCAGCCTGTAGTGATTCTACTCAGTCGACCATTAAAGTAGATTCCACAAAGAAGGAAATCCTAAAAGCACAGGCTGACCCTGTGACTGTGGTCGAAGTTTCATTTAATGATGCTCAGTTTGTCAGTCAACAAAATTCAAAGACCGGTTACTGGCCAAACTGGCTCGGACCTGACTACAACGGTATCTCACCAGAAACAAACTGGCGTGCGGATTGGTCGCAAAAACCACCCACTGTCCTGTGGCGTGGAAACGTGGGAACGGGTTATAGCTCGATTTCTGCAGCCAACGGCCGCATCTATACCATGGGACATAAAGCGGGGAATGAAACAGTCTTTTGTCTGGATGCAGAGACCGGAAAAGAGATTTGGAAACATACCTACCCTGCTGAATTGGTCAATCGCCTGAATGCAGGAGGTCCTGGTGCAACCCCGACCATCGATGGAGAGTTTCTCTATACGAACAGTCGAGATGGAAACCTACTCTGTTTTGAAATCCAGACAGGTAACATCGTCTGGCAAAAAAGATTGACCGAAGCTTATCAAATGAAAGTTCCCGAGTGGGGTTTCACTTGTTCGCCTCTGGTTCTCGGAGACAAACTGATTGTCGAAGCAGGCCGACTCGTCGCCCTCGATAAAAAAACGGGAGTCGAACTCTGGAAATCGACGCCGCATATGCCCGGTTATGGAACACCGACAGCTTTCGAAATCGATGGAACGACTTATATAGCTCTGCTGAACAATGAATGCTTGACGATAACGCGTGCCGACGATGGAAAAGAAGTAACGACCTTCGACTGGCCTTCACCTTTTGCTACTAATTCCACAACTCCTATCATTGATGGAAAGAGTATCTTTATTTCTTCGGGTTATGGAAAAGGGTGTGCATTGTTTGATTTCGATAATCTACAATTAAAAACCCGTTATACAAATCGCGATATGAAAAATCATTTCAACAATAGCGTGCTCTATCAAAAACATTTTTATGGAATGAACGGCAACTCTAATTTAGGGCGCATCGTACGCTTAACCTGCATTGATCAACAAACGGGAAAAATGAAATGGCGGGAAGCGGGATTTGGCTGTGGCTCTTTGCTGATTGCAGATGGCAAGCTTATCATTCTGTCGGATGAAGGAACTTTGGTGATAGCAAAAGCTTCTCCAGAGTCATACCAGGAAATTTCCCGGTTTAAAGTCCTCGATCACCAATGCTGGACAGTCCCTGTCTTATGTAACGGACTCGTCTATTGTCGGGACTCATCCGGAAACGTCGCCTGCGTCGATCTCCGTCCGTAA
- a CDS encoding ClpP family protease encodes MNRRRRLRTTSSLKSYPEKFASLRSNSAPEKEPDWEIALSGDLGEKEPDLVSRLVDLPRGSRGTIFFDSPGGSVYAGLTLASLIRLRNLNVAGVALGECSSAAILPFAACKHRFVTSYTTLLFHPVRWQSEDDVRFEEAVEWARHFKVMESDFDRLQAQLFGCEQSLLDQWTRPGKFVSGQELVDAGLAQLVDPFSSEDQWKLIEKR; translated from the coding sequence ATGAATAGACGACGACGGTTACGTACCACTTCTTCTCTCAAATCGTATCCCGAGAAATTTGCTTCTTTGCGGAGCAATTCGGCCCCGGAAAAAGAACCGGATTGGGAAATCGCGCTTTCGGGAGATCTCGGCGAGAAGGAACCCGATCTCGTCTCGCGGTTGGTTGATTTACCCCGTGGAAGCCGTGGTACGATCTTCTTTGATTCGCCCGGTGGTTCTGTTTATGCTGGTCTCACATTAGCCAGTCTAATCCGTCTGCGAAACTTAAATGTTGCCGGAGTCGCATTAGGCGAATGCTCATCTGCGGCGATTCTCCCCTTTGCAGCATGCAAGCATCGATTTGTAACCAGCTATACGACGCTCCTGTTCCATCCCGTTCGCTGGCAAAGTGAAGATGATGTACGATTTGAAGAAGCCGTAGAATGGGCTCGACATTTTAAAGTTATGGAATCTGACTTTGATCGATTGCAGGCGCAGCTATTTGGTTGTGAACAAAGTTTACTCGATCAATGGACGCGACCAGGTAAGTTTGTTTCAGGACAAGAACTGGTTGATGCTGGATTAGCACAATTGGTTGATCCCTTTTCATCAGAAGATCAATGGAAGCTGATAGAGAAAAGATAG
- the aspS gene encoding aspartate--tRNA ligase, whose product MLRTHTCGELRLDHVGQSVTLAGWVIRGRDHGGLAFIDLRDRYGITQIVFNPDRDAAMHELARSLRAEDVIQVTGEVVLRDDRENPKLATGKIEVRGHELKVLNKSKTPPFEPGTTELPNEELRLTYRFLDLRSERLQEALQIRHRLTKLTRDYFDEHQFLEIETPILGRSTPEGARDYLVPSRVHEGSFYALPQSPQIYKQILMISGYDRYFQIARCFRDEDLRADRQPEFTQIDLEMAFVDQEDILSLIDGLISKLVKDLRDEETERPLPRYDYQDVMEKYGSDKPDLRFGMELVDIAEIAQTCDFAVFKKTMEAGGRVRGLNAKGAADRYSRKDIDGLTEFAGEYGAKGLAFFKVTDEGLHSPIAKFFSEADKQKIMEAMQAEVGDLLFFVADQCTVTSAALAALRNRLGKELELYDPNDIKCCWVTNFPLFSYNEDEKRWEAEHHPFCQPVEADLEYLKSDPAKVRAQSYDLVMNGYELASGSVRVHDQSVQQVIFDLLDISAEEAEERFGFLLQALRYGAPPHAGAALGLDRLVMILCGNDNIRDVVAFPKTQKAADLLSGAPSAVDPHQLRDLRIKVDIPQ is encoded by the coding sequence GTGTTACGAACACATACCTGCGGAGAATTGAGATTAGACCATGTTGGGCAGTCAGTGACTCTCGCAGGCTGGGTAATTCGAGGTCGTGATCATGGAGGCCTGGCTTTCATCGATCTGAGAGACCGCTACGGAATCACACAAATCGTATTTAATCCCGATCGTGATGCTGCAATGCATGAACTGGCGCGTTCCCTGCGTGCAGAAGATGTGATTCAGGTGACAGGAGAAGTCGTTTTACGAGATGATCGCGAAAATCCAAAGCTGGCAACTGGTAAAATTGAAGTGCGCGGGCATGAGCTCAAAGTTCTTAATAAAAGCAAAACACCACCGTTTGAACCAGGGACAACCGAACTGCCCAACGAAGAACTTCGTTTGACCTACCGTTTCCTCGATCTTCGTAGTGAGCGTCTGCAGGAAGCGTTGCAAATAAGACATCGCCTCACCAAGTTAACACGCGACTATTTTGATGAGCATCAATTTCTCGAAATCGAAACTCCTATCCTCGGTCGAAGCACTCCGGAAGGGGCTCGCGACTATCTGGTCCCCAGTCGTGTCCATGAAGGTAGTTTTTATGCCTTACCTCAATCTCCACAGATCTACAAACAAATTCTAATGATTTCCGGCTATGACCGTTATTTCCAAATTGCACGTTGCTTCCGAGATGAAGACTTACGCGCTGATCGACAACCGGAGTTTACACAAATCGATCTGGAGATGGCGTTTGTCGATCAGGAAGACATTCTTTCGTTGATTGATGGTCTGATTAGCAAATTAGTGAAAGATCTGCGAGATGAGGAAACAGAACGGCCATTGCCTCGTTATGACTATCAAGATGTCATGGAAAAATATGGTTCAGACAAACCCGATTTACGATTCGGCATGGAGCTGGTGGACATTGCTGAAATTGCTCAAACTTGCGACTTTGCCGTTTTCAAGAAAACCATGGAAGCGGGTGGCCGTGTACGTGGTCTGAATGCCAAGGGAGCAGCTGACCGTTACAGCCGAAAAGACATCGATGGCCTCACAGAATTTGCAGGGGAATACGGTGCCAAAGGGCTGGCTTTCTTCAAGGTCACAGATGAGGGCCTGCACTCACCCATCGCAAAATTCTTTTCTGAAGCTGACAAACAGAAGATTATGGAAGCCATGCAAGCCGAAGTAGGCGATCTGCTGTTTTTCGTCGCCGATCAATGTACTGTGACATCAGCGGCTCTAGCGGCGTTACGAAATCGCTTGGGGAAAGAATTGGAACTATATGATCCCAACGATATCAAATGTTGCTGGGTAACGAACTTTCCTCTATTTTCGTACAATGAAGATGAGAAGCGCTGGGAGGCGGAACATCATCCCTTCTGTCAACCAGTGGAAGCAGACCTTGAGTATCTCAAAAGTGACCCTGCCAAGGTACGGGCACAATCATACGACCTGGTCATGAATGGTTATGAATTGGCGAGCGGCAGTGTTCGTGTGCATGACCAGAGTGTCCAACAGGTAATCTTTGATCTGCTGGACATTTCTGCCGAAGAAGCGGAAGAACGATTCGGCTTTCTGTTGCAGGCTCTGCGATATGGTGCACCACCTCACGCAGGAGCAGCCCTGGGACTGGATCGACTTGTGATGATTTTATGCGGGAATGATAACATCCGTGACGTAGTTGCGTTCCCTAAAACACAAAAAGCAGCTGACTTATTGAGTGGTGCTCCCTCAGCAGTAGATCCACATCAATTGAGAGACCTGCGTATCAAAGTTGACATTCCCCAATAA
- a CDS encoding DUF3592 domain-containing protein: MRGRIFNHSRKKGRFIFLSLGIIFMGTGYFIAYHIGLPLIKEAKASTSWPTTTGVIQNSKVKVHRSNDSNSSTYSAEVIYRYQVEQNEFQSETVWFGGDISTSNRSMAQETVKKYPAKKQVTVYYNPNKPATAVLEPGVFTMTYFYYIFGWLFLGVGILSTGIPLFRTLFRIIVGNR; this comes from the coding sequence ATGAGAGGCAGAATCTTCAATCATAGTCGTAAGAAGGGGCGGTTCATTTTCCTTTCTCTGGGAATCATTTTTATGGGGACAGGTTACTTCATCGCTTATCACATCGGGCTACCTCTTATCAAAGAAGCGAAAGCTAGTACAAGCTGGCCCACAACAACCGGAGTAATACAAAATTCAAAAGTGAAAGTTCATCGTAGCAACGACTCTAACTCTTCAACTTATTCCGCTGAAGTAATCTATCGATATCAGGTCGAGCAAAATGAATTCCAGTCTGAAACAGTCTGGTTTGGTGGTGATATTTCGACGTCCAATCGATCTATGGCACAAGAAACGGTAAAGAAATATCCAGCGAAAAAACAAGTGACGGTGTACTATAATCCCAATAAGCCTGCTACGGCTGTGCTCGAACCCGGCGTGTTTACGATGACTTATTTCTATTACATTTTTGGTTGGCTGTTTTTGGGAGTTGGTATTCTCAGTACAGGTATTCCGCTCTTTCGCACACTCTTTCGCATCATAGTTGGAAACCGTTAA
- the thiS gene encoding sulfur carrier protein ThiS: MQIQVNGEAKEVPQNLTVTELLTQLGLQPKYLAVERNLILIPREEHATCTLQEGDRLEIVTLVGGG; this comes from the coding sequence GTGCAAATTCAAGTGAATGGTGAAGCCAAAGAGGTTCCCCAGAATTTAACAGTAACCGAACTTTTGACCCAACTGGGACTCCAGCCCAAATATCTGGCTGTTGAACGAAATTTGATTTTAATTCCACGCGAAGAACACGCTACCTGTACACTGCAGGAAGGTGATCGCCTGGAGATTGTAACACTGGTAGGCGGTGGATAA
- a CDS encoding PDZ domain-containing protein, which yields MLTRVNLIAGCALITASILHCEVSNAKDAEKTTKLPQQAIEYILDLESDDFKTREKATRALPEYGEQVIEPLLKVTKGDSLEASVRAILIIERIYELGKKGSVGKAEDALDTLTKAANPSVAVRAEEAIDRHAGFREARAVREIRKLGGKVKLWTAEDIAQAPPSDNILPGQVRYLVLGAKWTGGEKGLRFIKRISRLEALYVIKGHPIPEPAIDDLHKALPGTHFQDRDSDAMLGISSGALSVNNDPCKVGSVTKGLAAQKAGIQSGDIITKFNNEEVEHFESLIDLIGKKEAGDTVDIELYRDGVLMTLKVTLSSWLDK from the coding sequence ATGTTAACACGGGTGAATTTGATTGCAGGATGCGCCCTTATCACAGCATCAATTTTACATTGCGAAGTCTCGAATGCGAAAGACGCTGAAAAAACGACTAAGCTTCCTCAACAGGCGATTGAGTATATCCTGGATCTGGAGAGTGATGACTTCAAAACGCGTGAAAAAGCGACACGTGCATTACCTGAGTATGGTGAACAGGTTATCGAACCACTGCTGAAAGTCACTAAAGGCGATAGTCTGGAAGCCTCCGTTCGTGCAATCCTGATCATTGAGCGGATTTATGAGCTGGGGAAAAAAGGTTCTGTCGGCAAAGCCGAAGACGCGCTCGATACCTTGACCAAGGCTGCTAACCCTTCAGTAGCGGTCCGTGCCGAAGAGGCTATAGATCGTCATGCCGGTTTTCGGGAGGCACGTGCTGTTCGCGAAATCAGAAAATTGGGAGGGAAGGTAAAGCTCTGGACAGCGGAAGATATTGCACAAGCCCCACCGAGTGACAATATTTTACCAGGGCAGGTACGGTATCTTGTCTTAGGGGCCAAGTGGACAGGAGGCGAAAAAGGGTTGCGCTTCATAAAACGAATTTCCCGACTTGAAGCTCTCTATGTAATAAAAGGTCACCCCATACCAGAGCCAGCAATAGATGACTTGCATAAAGCGCTTCCAGGAACTCATTTTCAAGATCGGGACAGTGACGCCATGTTAGGAATTTCTAGCGGCGCGCTTTCCGTTAATAATGATCCTTGTAAAGTGGGTAGCGTTACTAAAGGATTAGCGGCTCAAAAAGCGGGTATTCAATCGGGAGATATCATCACTAAATTCAATAACGAAGAAGTCGAGCATTTTGAATCGCTAATAGATCTCATAGGTAAAAAAGAAGCCGGTGATACTGTGGATATTGAGTTGTATCGAGATGGAGTGCTAATGACGTTAAAGGTGACACTCAGTAGCTGGCTGGATAAGTAG
- a CDS encoding RrF2 family transcriptional regulator yields MFSQTVEYALRAIVHLADQSPNPCTTEQIAKATKVPQAYLSKVLQSLRQSQIVHSQRGIGGGISLVKTPDALNLLEVVNAVDPICRIKTCPLGLKGHGANLCPLHRKLDDAMRETETAFSETSLADILSSSTSSYPLCNEPHERLTTLEGSPALPTTKR; encoded by the coding sequence ATGTTTTCTCAGACAGTTGAATATGCACTCAGAGCGATTGTTCATTTAGCGGACCAGTCTCCAAATCCGTGCACAACAGAGCAAATTGCGAAAGCCACCAAAGTCCCTCAAGCATATCTTTCGAAAGTATTACAAAGCCTGCGTCAGTCCCAAATCGTACATTCGCAAAGAGGCATTGGTGGAGGCATATCACTGGTAAAGACACCTGATGCATTGAATCTACTGGAAGTGGTCAACGCAGTCGATCCGATTTGCAGAATCAAAACGTGTCCACTTGGGCTCAAAGGTCATGGCGCAAATTTATGTCCATTGCATCGCAAGCTAGACGATGCAATGCGGGAAACAGAAACTGCTTTTTCTGAAACGTCTTTAGCAGACATTCTTTCTTCCTCTACCAGCAGCTATCCTCTTTGCAATGAACCGCACGAACGACTTACAACACTGGAAGGCTCACCCGCCCTTCCCACCACAAAGCGATAG
- a CDS encoding protoglobin family protein translates to MKHIDEAKLENDLLYRFQYLTEFIGVNEDDLQAIHSAADAIAPLVPTLVDAVYDQLFKYDCTKRHFVPRQHGYDGEIPESIETLTLDHEMIQFRKQHLGRYLEALVTRPYDEKMVQYLDMVGKIHTPKAGSKELNVPLVQMNALMGFVSNALVSTLLGLNLDRETEVKTLAAFNKLLWIQNDLITRHYQA, encoded by the coding sequence ATGAAACACATCGACGAGGCTAAGCTGGAAAACGACCTGTTATACCGATTTCAGTATCTCACCGAATTTATTGGTGTGAATGAAGATGATTTACAGGCAATCCATTCCGCAGCTGATGCGATCGCACCTTTGGTTCCTACTTTAGTTGATGCTGTTTATGACCAACTTTTTAAATATGATTGCACAAAACGTCATTTTGTGCCACGCCAACACGGTTATGATGGTGAAATTCCTGAAAGCATTGAGACACTGACTCTCGATCACGAAATGATTCAATTTCGTAAACAGCATCTCGGACGCTATCTGGAAGCTTTGGTGACAAGACCTTACGACGAGAAAATGGTGCAATATCTGGATATGGTAGGCAAGATTCACACTCCCAAAGCAGGTAGTAAAGAATTGAATGTACCACTAGTACAGATGAATGCCCTCATGGGATTTGTTTCGAATGCGTTAGTCAGTACACTTCTCGGCCTGAATCTGGATCGGGAAACCGAAGTCAAAACTCTAGCGGCATTCAACAAATTACTCTGGATTCAGAATGATTTGATCACTCGTCATTATCAGGCATAA
- a CDS encoding glycerophosphodiester phosphodiesterase: MSCMRFPHSIVFFTGLVMVSATSDLTAVEIIGHRGASYDAPENTLASVNLAWQLNADAVEIDIYLTKDEKIVAYHDKTTKRIGGRDQAVKEQTFAELQTLDVGAWKNSKYKHERIPTLTQILNTIPDNKRLFIEIKCGAEVLPQLKQDLDASGKAAAQTVIIGFDYETMQQAKQIFPDLKVYWVFKVKQNKLTRKWVHNADYYIQKATDAHLDGLDVGYNKFVTKEFIKRANSAGLPVYVWTVNSVKDAKKLVNMGVEGITSDRPGLLNSEFKPEK; this comes from the coding sequence ATGTCGTGCATGCGTTTCCCTCATTCCATTGTTTTTTTCACAGGCCTAGTCATGGTGTCAGCGACTTCTGATCTTACTGCTGTCGAAATCATCGGACACCGCGGCGCTTCATACGATGCCCCGGAGAATACGCTCGCTTCTGTAAATCTGGCCTGGCAACTCAACGCGGATGCAGTTGAAATCGATATTTATCTCACCAAAGACGAGAAGATCGTTGCCTATCATGATAAAACCACAAAACGCATCGGGGGACGTGATCAAGCGGTGAAAGAACAGACTTTCGCAGAATTACAGACTCTGGATGTAGGTGCGTGGAAAAATTCGAAATACAAGCACGAAAGAATTCCCACGCTGACTCAGATTCTGAATACGATTCCAGACAATAAGCGACTCTTTATTGAAATCAAGTGCGGTGCCGAGGTGCTGCCGCAACTCAAGCAGGATTTGGACGCTTCCGGAAAAGCAGCAGCACAGACAGTAATCATTGGCTTTGATTATGAGACTATGCAACAGGCAAAGCAGATATTTCCAGATTTGAAAGTGTATTGGGTCTTCAAAGTGAAACAGAACAAACTAACAAGAAAATGGGTGCACAACGCGGATTATTATATTCAAAAAGCAACAGACGCTCATCTGGATGGTCTGGATGTTGGTTACAATAAATTCGTGACGAAAGAGTTTATTAAACGCGCCAATTCAGCCGGGTTACCCGTTTATGTCTGGACAGTCAACTCGGTAAAGGATGCTAAAAAACTTGTAAACATGGGTGTTGAAGGCATTACTTCCGATCGTCCTGGACTACTGAATTCTGAATTCAAACCAGAAAAATAG